Part of the Engystomops pustulosus chromosome 4, aEngPut4.maternal, whole genome shotgun sequence genome is shown below.
TACCCGCTACATGGAGCTTCCTTATTATACTTTGCCCAAACTATCAGTGCCTTGGGTCTaggacatcatcatcatcctttGCATCTTCCATCTCCGAGCCCATGACACTTTCCTCTTTTTCAGTCAGCACATTACAGAAAGCTACAGCAGTTGGGTTTCAATTGAAATATAATTGGTATAGACACCCTCAACTTACAACACAAGTTTTTGCAACTTTATGTCTGCAACTGAGACACAGTCGGGTGGATGGCCATGGATTCCCAACTAGGAGAGGTATCATAGAGCATTAATAACTGCCCCATGACTTGTGGCTAAGATAGGTTTACTGTTTTTAAGAGGAATGAGGAAGAGGGCCCTGCACTTTCAAGAGAGCTGAAGTGTAACAAATGGAGGTTTGGGCACTGTCTACCATGAATTGACCAATGCTTCAACTTTTTGTGACCTATTGTGGTCTACAAGTATAAGCTGCACACCCTGGCACATGCTTGCACAAAAGGAAGTTGTAGCACCACCTGAAGCACCACGGCAATGTCCTGCCCCTTGATTTCAGCTTTCCTCCTTTTAAAACACCAGCAGTTCTTCACACTGCGCTTTAGGATCTTATGAGTATAAAATTGCAGTTAAGACCGACAATGCATTGTAGGAATATTCAGATGTATTAAGTTATCTTACTAAAAAAATTCTACagactgccctgaaaagggcaattatttacaTCTGTCCTTCACAACCTTCTTACCTGCACTCACAAGggcaattattaaattattacacctaaactctttttttttctgtccctATCTCCACCTGCAGCCTTTCCCTCTCTGTCTCCTCTCTGAAATAGCAtgcggacatgtgaccctgccttTTAAACAATCACAGCATGCCCATACTGGTGATGGCTGAAAGCTGGTTAATTTGGCTGCTCAAAACTCAATCAACCAGCGAGTCTGAGTTTTACCAAATGCTGAACCCAAAGCCAGACCATGTAGTGAAGTTCAGCTTCAGGTTCCGGGATCCATACTCGCAAAGTTTGACACGGACCCAGTCTTTGCAATtctggtctgctcatcactattgaTTACCAGTAGTGTGCTGTCAAAAAGAAATTCTCTCTTCTTGAAAGTAGCATGGCCATTTTTGAAAGTTTCAAGGAAATTTCCAGATTTTTTATATAATAATGACCTAGAAATAAGATATTCAAGATCACTTATATTCAAAACCGGATGTTTACTCAAGACTTGGAAATTGAAATTCCTAATGTTCTTATGCTGAGCACCAGGCAGATcaaagatattgcagtggtgagAGGGACATTGCCACCTTATATGGCACTAGTTTGTTCTTGGTTTTCTCTTACCAATATTTTTTGCTTGTAAATAAGAACATTACTAATCTATTGAGGCTTTTATATCCTTCCTGCAATAATAGATAAAGTTACAGTACACTGTATTGTTAGCTTCCTTTTTACAGATCTTAGATTCAAATCAGggacatataataaaatattatgagGCTTCACAGGAGCAGCATAAGATTAGCAGAATGGGGGAGCATTAGAGGAGTCTTCAGTCCAAAAACAAGGGACTATAGACTCACGTAAGATGTTGGAATTTTAAAGAAAAGTGTTAAGGCTTCAAAAGCTGGGTAAAGAAAAACCCCATttgtgcttttttcttttttttgccgtTATTGAAAACTACAgtttataccataaaatacaaacCCTCGTAGAGCTACAGCAACATAATTTGTAACttgtaaaaatttgtaaaacttGTTTAATCTTAACATGGAATGGTGATAATTTGTTTGTTGCTTCTTTGTATATTACCTTCAGGTCTAACtaagtttattatgtttgtacTTAAGAAGCGTCTCTTGAAAAGCTTTTTTAATGTCCTTATTCCTCagactgtatataatggggtTAATCAGTGGGGTAAATACAGTAaacaggagggacaggattttACTGATGGTTGATGATTGTCCCTTTGTTGGAACAACATAAACACTGAATATGGACCAGTAGAATATGGAGACCAcgatgaggtgggagctacaggtggagaaggctttctgtctaCTGATATTGGAGGGGATCCTTAAGATGGTGATAGTGATATAAACATAACATTTTATAATTATTACAGTTGGAATAATGATCGCAGGAAGACTTTGTATGTACATAATGATCTGGATGAAGAAGGTGTCAGAACAAGCTATTTCCTGTAAGGGCATAAGATCACAGAAGAAATGGTTAATAGTATTTAGGCCGCAGAATTTTATTGTCGATGTTGTAATATTGTCAATAAATGAAAAGAAAATACTGAATAACCAACACAAAGCAGTCATTTTCATACAATATGTACTTGTCATGATAGAAGTATAACGGAgagggttacagatggccacatatctgtcataggacatcaccgtGAGGAGGAAACACTCAAATACTTCCGAGACACAGAAGAAATAAAACTGCGTCAAACACCCGACATAAGTAATGGTCCCCCCATTATTCAGTAAGATGGGGAGTAACTTGGGGACAATATTTGTGGTCAGTAAGATGTCACTGATggacagttgtgagatgaagaagtacatgggagtgtggaggctCCGGCTGGTGGCCACCAGAgcgatgatcaggaggttcccacatattgttccaccaaatacaagaagaaaaagaaggaatagaacatttcttagaacttGACTTCCTTGAAATCCTGATAAGAAAAACTCTTTCACCACAGTCTGATTTGTCTGCAACTGAAATAAGAAAATAAAGAAGTCGGTGAATAATGAGGAGCTCAATATTTTTGACGAGAGCGTAACAGAAGAGTGAAATGACCTCCCATACATTGGAGGAAATGATAAGACTAGAAGTATTCAGGTAACGCTGGATGTTCTCTACCATAATGAACCTTAAAATACTTCTCTGATTTTTCATATTAgtaatacattaaaaataaaaagactTATTATTTAGggttagttaaaaaaaatctgtaaaaaaactgATTAGTTTCCCGATCTTTTTACAATCCTGGCACATTGCACTACAGCGCAGATAAGACAGACATCCACATTTGGCGGAGGTGGAGGGTCGTGAGTATTTGTCTACAGAAAAATTTACAACTTAACATAAACCACACTGAAGTCTATGACAGTCCATATCTCTCTTGTGAAATATATGCTAAGTACTGCTCCCTCAGTAATTCTCTCCTTACTCTGCCCTCTGTAACCTCAtacagtgggagggaggaagtgctgctgcacagtgtaacaacctgtgaagcttcagcatggagggtaatgcccccagagcacttgtggcctgttagcatagttttaaaagttgattctagaaggaaggaggtcatagataacaaataaaagaagatactacagtcatggtgcccggatctatgagtaatgtccctggtttatcaggatggaatcgGATGAGAGATTTTTTTTAACACTATTCATTCCTTTTAAGAAAACCTTCGGTCAGTGGAAAACCTCTAGAAAATAAATTGCTACAATTGCTTTAACACTCAACAGATGAAAAATTTTTACATACCCTTTAATTAGGCCAAGTATTGCTACCAGTAATTATCAATTCACTGGTACAATTCCCCCAAACTACACACCCAATGTACCCACAGCACTCCAGCAACAAAGAAGTATGTGACTTATAATAAATCTCTGGGGGTAACGTTTTTGGCTTTACTAGGGCTAGAATgttacaaaataagaaaaaaacagtcatgaaaaattattttgaaatttcaatagagatgagcgagtatactcgtccgagcttgatgctcgttcgagtattagcttactcgaaacggctcgttgctcggacgagtatctcgccaggtcgagatcgagcattttcttaacgaaacacagtgaagaacagtgaagaacacaatgaaaacagtgaacacaggatcatttaagtgaagaacacagtgaagaacaaattgcagatgttccgtacatctgcttacTTATGGGAAGACACGCGtaccgaacggtgttcttcataatagtatgtgaagaacaatatctgtgaagaacacattgcagatgtatggaaacatctgtaaacttattgttcttcatatactattgtgaagcaCACCGTTTTGCACACGTGTCTTCCCATAAgttacggaacatctgcaatgtgttcttcactgttttctttcaatgtgttctttcagtgaaaacatctgcaaacatctgcaatgtgttcttctttagtgttttttcaatgtgttctttcagtgaaaaattctcgagtctctcattgacttcaatggggtttgttattcgatacgagcactcgagcatcggaaaaagatGGACCcgagtaacaagcactcgagcattttagtgctcgctcatctctattcaataCTTTTGGGCTCTTTGTAGAAAACTTCTCTTTCCTTCTGGAAGAGGCCATGAGGAGGGCActtcaatgtatatatatatatatatatatatatatatatatatatatatatatatatatatgataactaAATATTACATCATATATTTTCAGTGTAAAAGTAAAAAGCTTAATGAGATGAGACCAAAAACAGAACAAATGATGTCCTTAATAcccatgaaatatatatatatatttgaaaagaataaaaaaataagattttgGGTACCCTAATCGAGGGTGATAACCCTATAAATGAATGACTATGTGATGCCTGGGCACTATGGTTAATGCTAAGATAAAGAGGATAATTGAATTACGAGGAACGTTTATAACAAACTTGAGTTCACAGATTGGTGCTGATGCTGTATATGAGTCTGTTAGATCACAGATTGGTGCTAATGCTGTATATGAGTCTGTTAGATCACAGATTGGTGCTAATGCTGTATATGAGTCTGTTAGATCACAGATTGGTGCTGATGATGTATATGAGACGGTTAGATCATAGATTGGTGCTGATGCTGTATATGAGTCTGTTAGATCACAGATTGGTGCTGATGCTGTATATGAGTCGGTTAGATCACAGATTGGTGCTGATGCTGTATATGAGTCTGTTAGATCACAGATTGGTGCTTATGCTGTATATGAGTCTGTTAGATCACAGATAGGTGCTGATGCTTTATATGAGTCTGTTAGGTCTCTATCACATATTACCAAAAAGATATTACAATTACTTCCTTTGTAAAAATGACATATGATGCATTTACCAAAAGGTGAAAACTAAAGGGAAGGGTGACTACAAAATGTGACATCAGGGGGCGTCCATCTCCTCATCTAATAGGAGAAATAACCACAATATCCGGTATTACCAGCTCAAACACAATGAACAGAACTTTTATATTATTAAGAATTAGTTTAAATTTCTTGTGACACAAAGTGTCTCCCTTCATGATGTGAGCAATAAGACAGCAGATTCCAGAAACCCAGAGGAACTTCCTATAAGCCAGACCACAGATTACAGTGACGCCTATGAAGATGTCTGTGCTGGGACTTACATCAGATATTTCCATGTTTTTCTAAACAATGAATCTGTATTCATCGAATTTCTCCTCCTGATTACTCAATGTGAATGTGAGATGATGAGGGGTCTCCAGACATGGAAACATTTCATAGTACAAgagctcctctatatatacagcagatgacTAGAGGTGAGCTGTGGAGATTTGTCTCTCCTGTGCCTCCCTCCACTGAGACCATGAAGGAAAATAGATCTGCAGGAAATTTTCTGATTGTACACAAGATCACAAGTCTTATTCCTTAAGAAAAATAAAGTCCAAATTTGTATAAATAAACTAAAACTAACTTTTTCCATGCCAAGTTCCTCAGAGATACACCTCAGTAGCAAAGAATGTTGTCAGGCTCGGGGGTAGTGGATCCcctgaaccaccgcggacaatgacacaagtgaaCACCTGGGGaggaagtctaagtggcacctggccttTACCAAAGCCTATCGCaaggcgggttggacttgctgcggcgtggtgccaccaggtcattccacaggcgtgacttgtccgagGTGGTAGGCAagatcgaggtacagaaacggcaagcAATCTCGTAgaaagggacaggcaggaggttaggatgggcagcacaggtacataggccctgcctggtgtagaataaaTTCTGCACAGTCGGCTGCCCCCATACATCAATAGGCGGAAGCCACTACATTAACCCATTGGGCAGGTAATGAGACGTAATGTCCCTGCCCATGATTGATTACTCGTCTACATGTCAATTATGAGGTTCACCTTAAGATAAATGGTATTGAACACCTTATTTTGTTTGCAACCTGCTGAAAAAAGTAGAGGCGGCTTGGAATTACATAAGTCACTTTGAGAAGATCTTTAAATCTGTCCAATTGCTCAAACTATCAGCACCCTTTGTCTAGGACATCATCATCACCCTTTGCATCTTCTATCTCCAGCACCATACCACTATCCTCTTTTTCAGTCGGCACATTGCAGAAAGCCAAAGCAGGTTGGTTTCATGATCAATTTAAATACATTGTGATGGTTTGCTGTAGACACCCTCAAATTCCAACACAAGTTCTTGGGAATTGCAACCCGGTGCGGAGGAGTTCCCAAAAGTAAATTGTCCGACGACAATCCGATGCgctgcgattcaataagatcatgcGCACGActtcctgaatgtgttgcttccttgATCAGGtacaccggagttcactatcttcttcccagtgtatgtaagtgtatggctcgtgacacaatttttaagttaaatcccgcggtttgtccgaatgcgTCAGAACGTCCGACGGCCTGCgctccgatttgtgttgcaagaaataTTAAAACTAGTATCATAGTAtttaaggctggaaggagacgcaagtccatcaagtccaacctttaagaattaaataaatgttttatccccataacccgtgattttttttttctctccagaaagtcatccaggcctctcttgaacatgtacatagagtccgccataacaacctcctgcggcagagagttcaacagtctcactgctcttacagcaaagaacctttgtctatggtgatggtaaaattgcctctcctctaggcgtagaggatgcccccttgtcctggtcacaggccgaggtataaaaagatctttggagagatctttgtactgtccgttcaggtatttgtacattgtaatgaggtctcccctcagtcgtcttttttctaaactgaataatcccaaattttgtaatctgtcagtgtattctagttcccccattcccctaataatcctggttgctctcctctgcacccgttccagctctactatatcctttttatacactggtgcccaaaactgtacacaatattccatgtgtggtctgaccagggatttgtataagggcaaaactatgtctttatcatgagaatctattcctctcttgatacatcccattattttatttgctttagcagcagccgcctggctctggtcactaaaattaagcttaccatccaccaatacccccaagtccttttcagcttcagttttactaagtaattgaccgtttagaacataattatactttttgtttccatggcccaagtgcataactttacatttatctacattaaacctcatcaaccatttctctgcccatccctcaagcttccacaaatccctctgtaatgctaaactatcgacctcagtatttattactttacacagcttagcatcatctgcaaatattgaaacttgactgtgtaaacccactacaaggtcattaataaaaatatta
Proteins encoded:
- the LOC140128666 gene encoding olfactory receptor-like protein DTMT: MVENIQRYLNTSSLIISSNLQTNQTVVKEFFLSGFQGSQVLRNVLFLLFLLVFGGTICGNLLIIALVATSRSLHTPMYFFISQLSISDILLTTNIVPKLLPILLNNGGTITYVGCLTQFYFFCVSEVFECFLLTVMSYDRYVAICNPLRYTSIMTSTYCMKMTALCWLFSIFFSFIDNITTSTIKFCGLNTINHFFCDLMPLQEIACSDTFFIQIIMYIQSLPAIIIPTVIIIKCYVYITITILRIPSNISRQKAFSTCSSHLIVVSIFYWSIFSVYVVPTKGQSSTISKILSLLFTVFTPLINPIIYSLRNKDIKKAFQETLLKYKHNKLS